One Microplitis mediator isolate UGA2020A chromosome 3, iyMicMedi2.1, whole genome shotgun sequence DNA segment encodes these proteins:
- the LOC130665108 gene encoding uncharacterized protein LOC130665108 — translation MRDTSDMMEDAMSEDTMMDCGGDGGVSDLSDLSTDIADTSASIREAAERLLTLLGVDDADEDFLSSEDEGVEVDIDVDLDDDVLFPDDENNRLLHQLANSLAEELKQTSNRVRMDVHDNFNNQSSSSSSSSSSSSSPSSSNPPHSGTRKYQTYHADYKSDVDLELDYRSHKRLKVDNVQDSSYINVGSTCSWNAGWDACATEAVRYLMEEEGLAGHHPTVLALKNHLALQRNFSLYKT, via the exons ATGCGAGACACTAGTGACATGATGGAAGACGCCATGTCAGAG GATACGATGATGGATTGTGGTGGGGATGGAGGTGTCAGTGATCTCAGTGATCTATCGACTGATATTGCCGATACTTCAGCATCGATACGTg aaGCAGCTGAACGTCTGCTTACTCTATTAGGAGTCGACGATGCAGACGAAGATTTTTTATCATCCGAAGACGAAGGGGTCGAGGTGGATATTGACGTAGATCTCGATGATGACGTCCTATTTCCTGATGACGAGAACAATAGACTACTTCACCAATTAGCTAATTCCCTTGCCGAAGAATTGAAGCAGACTTCGAACCGCGTGCGCATGGATGtacatgataattttaataaccaatcatcttcttcatcttcttcttcttcttcttcatcttcaCCTTCATCTTCAAACCCCCCACACTCTGGGACTCGTAAATATCAAACTTACCATGCAGATTACAAGTCAGACGTCGACTTGGAGCTAGATTATCGATCTCATAAACGTCTAAAGGTAGACAATGTCCAAGATTCGAGTTATATAAACGTTGGCTCGACATGTTCGTGGAACGCCGGCTGGGACGCCTGTGCTACCGAAGCTGTGAGATATTTAATGGAAGAAGAGGGTCTTGCTGGTCATCATCCAACTGTCTTGGCGTTAAAAAATCACCTGGCGTTACAACGGAATTTTTCTCTGTACAAAACTtag